The genome window GTGCATCTCACACAAATTGCACTTGAAAAGGTGCTCGCCGGAGTGAGCGTACATGTGCCGCACGAGGTGAGAGCGGTGCTTAAAGCTCTTCTCGCACACGGCACATTTATACGGCCGCTCTGAGCTGTGCGTACGCTGGTGGTGCGCCAGATGTGACGACTGGCTGAAACTTTTATCACAAGTGTCACATTTGTAGGGCTTTTCACCAGTGTGTACTCTCTCGTGGCGGGTCAGCTCTGACAAATGCCGGAAGGACTTATGGCACACGGAGCACTTATATGGCCGGTCTGGTGCAGAGGCCTCAAACGCAGGAGGAGACGAGGCACTGATTGCTGCACCGCCACTGGACGTTTCACCAGTGGAGGGCTGCTGGGGGTTGGCAGCTGACGAGGTTGGGGTGACGTTTCCAGAACCCGGCCGGTACGTTTTCTCACAGATGGAGCACTTCATTGGGTTGTTTCCATTGCCATGCGAGTTGTGATGCTGGGCCAAGGAGGTGAGCAAAGAGAAGCCCATcttacacacaccacatacaaaCGGCTTCTGCTCCACCTGCACACACTGATGCTCCAGCAGGTCCGTCGCCTGGCTGAATATCTTCATACACTGGGTACACTGGAAGGATCTGTCTTGGTTCACCATGCACTGGTGCTCATGAGGATTGGCCAGGTGAGATATGTCATGGCCACAGGCTCCACACTTGTGCCCTCTCTCGCCCCCTACCTGTAAAGAGGGCTGCTGGGCTTGGACAGAGTGCTGCTGGCCATGCTGGGCCACCTGCAGGGAAGTGTCTGGCTGCAGGACGACTCCATACACAGTGCAGCCCAGAGGGTTGTCAGTTCCTTGGGGTAGCGTGTGTACAACAGAGGGTGGAGCCACTgcatgttgctgctgctgctgctgctgccacgcCTCCGTCATTCTTCCACTTCGCATGAAGGGATTCAGCTCTCAGCAGATGAGGGGGGGGGTTCAGTGCTGAACGGAAGAAGGTGATGTGTTTTAAGAAATGGTAACCAATACACAGAGTTGCTGAGTTTTATATCTGTGTTTATGCACGTCCATTGAGATAGGAGGGAAAACCtaaaaagagggaaaacatacaaaacaaaatatcaagTTTAATTCATAAAAGTAGTATAATATAAGTATAGTTCCAGTGTGAGTAAATACAATGCAGGGTGGTTATACCAATATGCGGGGCGGATAAGCTGACAGTTTCCAACGAAATCTAAATGACAATGTAAGAGACAGCAACCCTCACAAAGAAACTTATGTTtactatttctttatttttgccCAGTATCCAGTGTCAGAaggatgtgtgtgattggtGTAAATCAAATCTTGTTTGTGGTAAGAATAAAACTGAAACAAACATCCTATGCCAGCTTGAGAGGCCTAAAACTTGCTAGCATTGTCTAATGCTAACTTATGATGAATTTAGGGGAAACAACAAGACACAAATACACTAGGTGTAGTAAAATAAACCGCCGTAATGTGTacgttgtatttttttttttaccaattagTCTGGAAGAAAACATGTTATGAAAGCAAAATAGCCCAAAACATCAAAATTACGTTTCTTGCTTGTGGTATCTGTTTAAACGGAAACCCGCTAAAATAACAGTTAGAAATTTCGCTAAACCAGCATTGGGCTCGGTCTATTTCCTGAAAAGCGAATCAGGCACGCAATAGTCCCATTTCTTAGTTAACTGCGTATTTTGAACATTAGCTACacagtgtaaatatttttattatatgcaTCTTATTCAGCTGgaggtatttgttttttcatacaTGGTTATTACTGTTTGAGGATGTGGCTACCAAACGTTAGCGGTTAGCTTCGGCAGCGAAGCTAACAGCTAACGGCTAACCATTACTAAACAACTGGACTTCCTTCGAGATAATCTCCTGCTATTTCACATCATAAAACAGATTAATCTCCGATGCTGTCGGGCTATAAACATCACATTATAACTTAACAACAGTGGGCAAACGCGACCGAAGCGACACAGTCTGTGAACGACCGTCGCTTCGCTGAAAGGCCACAATAACTGTTCTTCGACCCTTCTCTGTAAACGGACCCCAAATCAGACTAGCTAGGCCTCCCCGGAGCTGCGGAGGGAAACCCACCTCCTTCAGCGGAGCCTCGCACATCTGCCAAAAAAAGctatttaccaaaaaaaaaaaaatcatggtaaCTTACTGGAGCCGCTTATCGATGGTTTTCACTGACGTCTTCAGCCTGAGTTCGACAGCCTTCGGTGTATTTAGGACTCGGAGGACCGGCAGTGGAGGGGATGCGGTTGAAGCCGGACGCCATCCTCCTGCAGACGGACGGACACCGGAAACCGCCACGCAGTGAGCCGTCGCCGCGGAGCAACTGGCTCTACAGCCGCTCCCTGCTGGAGGTACACCCAAATGCCCCCAAAACAAGCCGAGGTGGAGAGAAACGGCTCTCTGACTTAGTTTGAAGAGCATTCAAACAGGCACAATACGAGCCGAAAATATATTAGCAAAAATATTTCTTCAATATGACAGTAGGGGGGAGTGTTTCTCTCCTTCAATCTAATGCTGGAAAGTCTCACCGGTCATTTTCACCAATGTACAGATACATACACACTGTTGAAGCCATTTCTATGGAAATAAtcttttgagtttatttttgtaatatcgGACAAAACCTGTGTTTAAAATAGAACGTAGAAATTGGAGTTTACCAGTGACCTGAAATTATGTAATTTGATTGTCTGCTAGATGTAGAATAAAAGAAATAGTACCCTGCAAAACAGCCAGAAGCCACTGAACTTTGGAGCAACACAGTCTTTTGACCTACACGGAATTACAGTTAATTTATAAGAAAAGTAAAGATCctaagtttttgtattttatgttttgatattttttaagtaaacaatCAAACGAAGAACTTTGGATTCAAGACTTTTATTCACTGCCGTTTTGTGTTGAGTACAAAAGAACTTTGAAGTCCTAGGCTAGTGAGTCAGCTTgtagcactcacacacaccattacCAAATCAACAAAAAAGCGTTGGCCTGCTATATTAATATATCTCGAATGTATCATCTCCGTCCAGAAAAAGGACTCACGAACCTTATATTTCTGGAGCTACAACAGCTattctctttttaaaatatattctcgttttttttgctgtggacGTTTTCACACACCTTAAAGTACAAGTTGATCTCTTCACTATAATAAATCCACGTATAATGAAAAAATATGCAACAAATATTAGTTTTTCAGAACCTTAAGCTACCCACCAGTAAAATAGGCAACTTGACCCTGCTGCAACATTAAAATTCCTCTTACACATGAATGCATCATTGATGAAAATAtaattgaatataaaataatCTTACTTCCAGGGCATAATGTGTATTTTAACTTCTAACTTTAAGTGCATTTAGCTGAAAGTACTTAAAAGCAGgatgtttacatgttttgtaGCATTTACTTGTGTGATATACTTTTACTAGAGTAAAGGCTCTGAACAATTCTTCCACTACTTTATAAAAGTGATGGATTAATCACGGCCAAAGTTGAAGTGGTTCTACTCTGTGtatagttattattatattaatatatcttGAATGCATCTCtgtgcaaaaaacaacattcacaAACTTCACTATTTTGGAGTCAGCTACAGTTAACAATTGTCcctttaaatagttttaaatttattttttgctatGGAAATGTCATTGGTATCAAAGTGAACTTTTCATTCAAATTATAAAGTGCAGAAGTCTGACTGAATCCCCTTTGAGGTTTCAACCTAGTTACCAAACAATACGGGGGCAGTTTCACTTAAGTTTGATTTCTATTGGTGTTTAGAGGGTGGAGTGACAATCCTGTTTGTCTGACAAATATCTCCAATAACTGTTGAAGTCTTCAAATATTTCTTCATAATGGCTATTTTTACTTTTCCTGCTTTAATTTCATGTGTCATTATTTATTCAACAGTCACATATGGGTGTAGTGTTTGGGTTTGCCTATAgatagtcttgctttgccagaccatccacaggCTGTAGAGCGGAGGAGGGtgtggctagtccacacagccttcCAGGGTGGGAgagctctggtttaatggcatttccttcaaccaatcagaatcctcgtgggtggcgctaagcgccggacagagccattGCAAAATCGtggtgcaagagaaaactcagattggacagatagtctcgcTAGCCGTCtgattttgccctgcagagCTCTGAGGAGCATTTAACCATTTTAGTAAATCTACCTGAGTTTAAAAATTCCACGAAGGCGGAAGGAAATGGAAATCAACGGAAATACGTTTTCCTGCCGCAcgggagcaatcccggaagtggaacatcaaggatatagactagtccATATACGGTATTTTAAAGTGGAATGAAAATCCATTTGTTGATACAATGTAAATTAATGAATTATAGTTTTGACAAAGTATAGTTTTATAACGTTTGTCTCATCAGACATTTCATAGTTATATGCCGATACTAACTTCCCTGGTTATAGAttcagtttaaaatgtaaagctACACTCTGTCTGGATGTATTAAAGAAGTGTCAGTTTATTTTAAGGGATTTTTccaaaattcagaaaatgtgacattttggaAAGTTAGAGTATGGCTGGCTGCGTATTGTAATATCTCTGTTGTTAAAGATCAGGAGTTTGAATAATGTGTCCGTGCTGCCTTCACTTACCTTGTTAAGTGATTTTAATCCATCAATTTCAGTGTAGACGCTGTAAAAGTAGGCTATACAGCTCTAGAATATATTCCTGTGAACCGTGCATGGATAACAGATCTGAGtttacttgatttatttcagctCATTCGGACAGAATGCACTCGTCCCAGCGCATCCCACAATGCTTTGCAgcattttgacatattttgtacAGAGCCCCTAAAGGGGACAtggggattttcttttctttctgaggTGCATGAGAAACTCTCTGGTTCGCCATGAACAAAgtgtaaaaagtaattttaaaactTTACGTAGACTATATTACAGAGCCCTTAAAGGGACATGGgtaatttattgtattgtattgtatctcATGCGTATGAAAAACCAGCAGTCAGTAGCAGTCAGAATGGTTGTCAAGGAGGTTTTCATCTTCCTGAAAATGCAACAGAACGTACCTGATAGTGTCAGATGATAGATGCTAAGGTAACTGTTAACCGATTTTGTGCGGTGAATGTGAAATATTAAAACTTTAGTACGTACTTTTTGacattaatgaacgtctgttacattcaagccgttgccaaatgagttgctacaaagccaatgaagactatcagctccacagatctctctctgtatttctcagtgtgaCCATGTtgagaagattgtggcgtccgttCTCGCACAGAAACTCAATTGAAGGTAATTACCTCTtatgaagagtccatcatgttttagactgcctggggacttcctttgacacacggggctcctctctcctctctcctctctctttccatctgtgtgcattcatgccCCCAgtaatgcttgttactaacttagctcCAGGGACCTTATTCCCCGGAGTCCCTATGTTTTCTCGCCTCGCAGTTTACCTTGGATTAGTGTGGCACCTAAGTCATGGTTGCATCTTTGGTCTTTGTAAATTgtagagtgtgttctagacctgatatatacagtatatatatgccTTTTCACCATGGATGTAcaaggtaaggactactagccagtcagaagcagagtatgagggccctgacagtacctaggtaaggactactagccagtcagaagcagagtatgaggaccctgacagtacctaggtaaggactactagccagtcagaagcagagtatgagggccctgacagtacccaggtaaggactactagccagtcagaagcagagtatgagggcgtgccctgacagtacctaggtaaggactactagccagtcagaagcagagtatgaggaccctgacagtacctaggtaaggactactagccagtcagaagtagagtatgaggccctgacagtacctaggtaaggactactagtagaatatataacacaataatggaaagaggaaaaaaagaaaaaaagcataatatgagcacttttaAATTGACCTTTTCAGGATATTTGCATATAACTAATTcccatgtgttttatttcaaaatgttcagaacaaacttAGCTTTCTGTATAGTCACACACAATTCTCTTCTAGAGCAATGTGTAAAGAGATAATTTGTCGCTAAAGCTGAaatgttgatgttgtttttttgaaattcctcaACTTTCTTTTGAATGGAAAAACCTTATGATGTGTAGCATGAATTGTTTcggtgcttgaaatgagtttaccaGTCTTATAGGTTACATTTCATTAAATAGTAATTCAATGTCTGGAATGAAATTTTGTGATTTCCGCATTTCGAGTAGTAGCTTTCTCTCAAACATCGTTTTGACTCGCTGGTGTGTCTTTTGTCCTCTGAGGGTTGATTAAATACGAGCCACTCAGCATTATTCAAAAGGAAGAAACTTGAATAATAATGACACCTACACATATATAGTAGAATTAGTGGTTATAACTTAACACCTGGTGCATTATCAAAAATATTTGAGGATGTTTCTTGCTTGTACAATTTATAGCATAGG of Etheostoma spectabile isolate EspeVRDwgs_2016 chromosome 1, UIUC_Espe_1.0, whole genome shotgun sequence contains these proteins:
- the znf319a gene encoding zinc finger protein 319, encoding MRSGRMTEAWQQQQQQQHAVAPPSVVHTLPQGTDNPLGCTVYGVVLQPDTSLQVAQHGQQHSVQAQQPSLQVGGERGHKCGACGHDISHLANPHEHQCMVNQDRSFQCTQCMKIFSQATDLLEHQCVQVEQKPFVCGVCKMGFSLLTSLAQHHNSHGNGNNPMKCSICEKTYRPGSGNVTPTSSAANPQQPSTGETSSGGAAISASSPPAFEASAPDRPYKCSVCHKSFRHLSELTRHERVHTGEKPYKCDTCDKSFSQSSHLAHHQRTHSSERPYKCAVCEKSFKHRSHLVRHMYAHSGEHLFKCNLCEMHFKESSELLHHQCQPEGERPFRCGSCGKSFKRPSDLRQHERTHSEERPFQCEECQMSFKQQYALVRHRRTHKNPADRPFKCNLCDKGFLQPSHLLYHQQVHGMESLFKCASCQKSFSQSGELLRHKCGGEVEKPYKCDVCGKGYKKNSTLQRHQNSHCTEKPLKCSLCDKRFVSSSEFVQHRCDPTREKPLKCPDCEKRFRYSSELQRHRRVHTGEKPFKCASCDKSFKQREHLAKHQSVHSRETQFKCVWCGERFVDLTALQEHTVQHTAEGESFPEAQCIP